The Anoplolepis gracilipes chromosome 17, ASM4749672v1, whole genome shotgun sequence genome window below encodes:
- the LOC140675003 gene encoding neuferricin, whose translation MISKYLWLSLLLGIMYLFHLRDLFKELKQIHLMDGMSNIIDAIYLRLNENSDKGQRIFTTNELKQYTNLENGLYLSILGQVFDVTKGEKHYGSGGNYYAFTGRDASLAFITGEFDEEGLTDDISSLSVQQVKALDDWLQFYNANYIYKGKLYGRYYNQNGSPTTEFYQVQEKLLVARKEKSLEEKRKRMFPPCNIEWKPEIGTVFWCTKRSGGIDRDWVGVPRMLFETASTQSTSRCACVRLDSIEYEENKTMLREYNGCAKYETKCVLKTTKS comes from the exons aTGATCTCTAAATATCTTTGGCTATCCCTGCTACTGGGAATCATGTATTTGTTTCATTTGCGCGACTTATTTAAAGAGCTCAAACAAATTCACTTGATGGATGGaatgtcaaatataattgACGCGATATATCTTAGATTAAACGAGAATTCTGACAAAGGGCAAAGGATATTTACCACGAATGAATTGAAACAATATACGAACCTGGAGAATGGTTTATATCTCTCGATATTAGGCCAAGTTTTTGATGTAACTAAAGGTGAAAAGCATTATGGATCTGGAGGAAATTATTACGCTTTCACTg gTCGCGATGCTTCCTTGGCATTTATTACTGGAGAATTTGACGAAGAAGGTTTAACGGACGACATATCTAGCTTGTCCGTGCAACAAGTTAAGGCACTGGACGATTGGCtgcaattttataatgcaaacTATATTTACAAAG GTAAATTATATGGCagatattataatcaaaatggCAGTCCAACTACAGAGTTTTATCAAGTACAAGAAAAACTACTAGTCGCTAGAAAGGAAAAGTCACTGGAAGAGAAACGGAAAAGAATGTTCCCACCCTGTAATATAGAATGGAAGCCAGAGATTGGTACTGTATTCTGGTGTACCAAAAGGAG TGGTGGCATTGACAGAGATTGGGTAGGAGTACCAAGAATGCTGTTTGAAACTGCAAGTACACAAAGCACATCTAGATGCGCCTGTGTCAGGTTGGATAGTATAGAATATGAAGAGAACAAAACTATGTTAAGAGAATACAATGGCTGtgcaaaatatgaaacaaaatgtgttttaaaaaCGACTAAATCTT